From Nicotiana tabacum cultivar K326 chromosome 20, ASM71507v2, whole genome shotgun sequence, one genomic window encodes:
- the LOC107790492 gene encoding EPD1-interacting receptor-like cytoplasmic serine/threonine-protein kinase, whose protein sequence is MAFKITLKAIIPSCFNVKIDVLPFEDKNNIVRVSKNSNNCGHSRLALSDISDPESSLSISDLSSNAIIGSNLHIFTHSELKVMTSNFSSSNFLGEGGFGPVHKGFIDDKIKPGLKAQPVAVKLLDLEGSQGHLEWLTEVVLLGQLRHPNLVKLIGYCWEDEQRLLVYEYMARGNLENQLFRRCSSSLPWLTRMKIAVDAAKGLAFLHGEEKPVIYRDFKASNILLDSDYTAKLSDFGLAKDGPEGSDTHVTTRVMGTYGYAAPEYMMTGYLTTKSDVYSFGVVLLELLTGRQAIDKKRPSREQNLVEWAKPFLKDSHKHDRIMDSRLEGQYSTQGAKKVAALAYQCLSQKPKSRPTMTNVVKILEPVLDLKDIPIGPFVYVVPSFDCKSSGLNNGCLEKKRGEEKEEENKVKISDQNDKEISAGEKRENGCRQRRLGHMKQKNQLKSATVHSDTYLLGL, encoded by the exons ATGGCTTTCAAGATTACCTTGAAAGCTATTATACCAAGTTGTTTCAATGTTAAGATTGATGTACTTCCTTTTGAGGACAAGAATAATATTGTTCGAGTTtctaaaaatagtaataattgtgGTCATTCAAGGCTAGCTCTTTCAGATATAAGTGATCCTGAATCATCACTTTCTATAAGTGATCTCTCATCAAATGCTATCATTGGATCCAACCTTCATATTTTCACACATTCTGAACTCAAAGTTATGACAAGTAACTTTTCGTCCTCTAATTTTCTTGGAGAAGGTGGGTTTGGTCCTGTGCATAAGGGGTTCATTGATGATAAAATAAAGCCTGGTTTAAAAGCTCAACCTGTTGCTGTTAAACTTCTGGATTTGGAAGGTTCTCAGGGCCACTTAGAATGGCTG ACTGAAGTAGTGTTACTTGGGCAATTGAGGCATCCTAATCTAGTGAAATTGATTGGATATTGCTGGGAGGATGAGCAAAGGCTTCTTGTTTACGAGTACATGGCAAGGGGAAATCTGGAGAACCAATTATTTAGAA GATGTTCGAGTAGCTTGCCATGGCTGACCAGAATGAAGATTGCAGTAGACGCAGCAAAGGGGCTAGCTTTCTTGCATGGGGAGGAAAAGCCAGTAATCTACAGAGATTTTAAGGCTTCTAACATCCTCTTAGACTCG GATTATACGGCTAAACTTTCTGACTTTGGACTAGCAAAGGATGGTCCAGAAGGCAGTGATACACATGTCACAACTCGTGTTATGGGCACTTATGGCTATGCTGCTCCTGAGTATATGATGACAG GTTATTTGACAACTAAGAGCGATGTGTACAGCTTCGGAGTCGTCTTATTAGAATTACTAACAGGACGACAAGCCATTGACAAGAAACGTCCTAGTAGAGAGCAAAACTTGGTAGAATGGGCAAAGCCATTCCTCAAGGATTCACACAAGCATGACAGAATAATGGACTCTAGACTTGAAGGTCAGTACTCAACTCAAGGAGCCAAAAAAGTGGCTGCATTGGCTTATCAGTGCTTAAGTCAAAAGCCTAAGTCTAGACCTACTATGACCAATGTGGTCAAGATCTTGGAACCTGTATTGGACTTAAAAGATATACCAATTGGTCCATTTGTATATGTGGTTCCTTCTTTTGACTGTAAAAGTAGTGGATTGAATAATGGTTGTTTGGAGAAAAAGAGGGGtgaagaaaaagaggaagaaaataaggTGAAAATAAGTGATCAAAATGACAAAGAAATTAGTGCaggagaaaagagagaaaatggtTGCAGGCAGCGCAGACTTGGCCACATGAAGCAAAAGAATCAACTAAAGTCTGCTACTGTTCACTCAGATACTTATCTGTTAGGACTTTAA